A genomic window from Candidatus Coatesbacteria bacterium includes:
- a CDS encoding translation initiation factor IF-3, producing MKRSSRRDRTRINDRIRVREVRVVDEEGTQIGIMRTLDALDLAKKKGLDLVEVAPKAKPPVCRIMDYGKYRYKQSKREQEARKKQHQVTLKEIKLRPKTGEHDYQFKVKHIERFLGDGDKVKVTIMFRGREMTHPDIGRGILERIIEHFGERVDVEKRPHMDGRNMTMILSANDLYDETAGDAASDDDS from the coding sequence ATAAAGAGAAGTAGCCGGAGAGACAGAACCCGCATCAACGACCGTATCCGTGTTCGCGAGGTCCGCGTCGTCGATGAGGAAGGGACCCAGATCGGAATCATGCGCACCCTGGACGCCCTCGATCTGGCCAAGAAGAAGGGCCTCGACCTCGTCGAGGTGGCCCCCAAGGCCAAGCCGCCGGTCTGCCGGATCATGGATTACGGCAAGTACCGCTACAAGCAGTCCAAGCGCGAGCAGGAAGCCCGCAAGAAGCAGCACCAGGTGACCCTCAAGGAAATCAAGCTGCGACCCAAGACCGGCGAGCACGACTACCAGTTCAAGGTCAAGCACATCGAGCGCTTCCTCGGTGACGGCGACAAGGTCAAGGTAACGATTATGTTCCGCGGCCGCGAGATGACCCACCCCGACATCGGGCGCGGTATCCTGGAGCGTATCATCGAACACTTCGGCGAGCGCGTCGACGTGGAGAAGCGCCCCCATATGGACGGCCGCAACATGACGATGATCCTGTCGGCCAACGACCTCTACGACGAAACCGCCGGCGACGCCGCAAGCGACGACGACAGTTGA